The Sphingomonas sinipercae genome contains a region encoding:
- a CDS encoding diacylglycerol/lipid kinase family protein, whose translation MTEPALPRQAILIVNAASRQGAEAFASARDKLVAAGVALIDARAVEDPELLGGEITSAIDRAPMVIVGGGDGTLSKAIDSFLGTDTIFAFLPLGTANSFARTLGTPLDLDGAIDVIANGIARPIDLASIDGDYFLNNAALGLAPVVADSVPSALKKSLGRFGYLLWAGWSAASFQAFRLVVDDGRRQHRLWATEARIANGRFHGGLELIESAELDSGEVVIQAVQGRSIVRLGWSYFASALKLQSRKTSVREFRGTKMRVETKPRMRVSIDGELGPETPFEVRLLPDAVKVAAPRLG comes from the coding sequence GTGACCGAACCAGCCCTTCCCCGCCAGGCAATATTGATCGTCAACGCCGCCAGCCGGCAAGGCGCCGAGGCGTTCGCTTCGGCGCGCGACAAGCTGGTCGCCGCGGGCGTCGCCTTGATCGACGCCCGGGCGGTTGAGGATCCCGAATTGCTGGGCGGCGAAATCACCTCCGCCATCGACCGCGCGCCGATGGTGATCGTGGGAGGCGGCGACGGCACATTGTCGAAAGCAATCGATTCCTTCCTTGGCACCGACACCATCTTCGCCTTCCTGCCGCTCGGGACCGCCAACAGCTTCGCCCGGACGCTCGGCACGCCGCTCGACCTCGACGGCGCCATCGACGTCATCGCCAATGGCATTGCCAGGCCGATCGACCTTGCCAGCATCGACGGAGATTACTTCCTCAACAATGCCGCGCTGGGGCTTGCCCCGGTTGTCGCCGACAGCGTTCCAAGCGCGCTCAAGAAGAGCCTTGGACGGTTCGGTTACCTGCTTTGGGCCGGCTGGTCGGCGGCCAGCTTCCAGGCGTTCCGCCTGGTGGTCGATGACGGGCGGCGCCAGCACCGGCTGTGGGCGACCGAGGCGCGGATCGCCAACGGCCGCTTCCACGGCGGGCTCGAGCTGATCGAAAGCGCCGAGCTCGACAGCGGGGAAGTCGTGATCCAGGCGGTCCAGGGCCGAAGCATCGTGCGCCTCGGCTGGAGCTATTTCGCAAGCGCGCTCAAATTGCAGTCGCGCAAGACGAGTGTCCGCGAATTTCGCGGCACGAAGATGCGGGTCGAGACGAAGCCGCGGATGCGTGTGTCGATCGACGGCGAACTTGGGCCGGAAACGCCGTTTGAGGTTAGGCTCCTGCCGGATGCAGTGAAGGTCGCCGCCCCGCGTTTGGGCTAG
- a CDS encoding alpha/beta fold hydrolase: MAAWSDRYWTSRDGLKLHFRDYAGPSDRPPLLCLHGLTRNGRDFESLANRYAGQWRLIVPDFRGRGSSGYDPNSANYLPQTYAADVIQLLAEIEVDRAVFIGTSLGGLVTMIVAAVAPQLIAGALLNDVGPELNTKGLDRIRDYVGKPELFRDWAEATSAFSERLAGVHPRYDTAAWERYARRVCRQTERGIELDYDMAIVDPFDALYIEPRPDAWPLFAALGGRPLTILRGETSDLLPAEAAERMRQAIPGAELVTVPKVGHAPDFEEPETIAAVDRLLERVLAA; this comes from the coding sequence ATGGCAGCCTGGAGCGACCGATACTGGACCAGCCGCGACGGCCTGAAGCTCCATTTCCGCGATTATGCCGGGCCCAGCGACCGTCCACCATTGCTGTGCCTCCACGGCCTGACCCGCAACGGCCGCGATTTCGAAAGCCTCGCTAACCGTTACGCCGGGCAGTGGCGGCTGATCGTGCCCGATTTTCGCGGTCGCGGATCGAGCGGCTACGATCCCAATTCGGCCAACTACCTGCCGCAGACCTACGCCGCCGACGTGATCCAGTTGCTGGCCGAGATCGAGGTCGACCGCGCGGTGTTCATCGGCACCTCGCTCGGCGGTCTGGTGACGATGATCGTCGCCGCGGTCGCGCCGCAACTGATCGCCGGGGCGCTGCTCAACGACGTCGGACCGGAACTCAACACCAAAGGCCTCGACCGAATCCGCGATTATGTCGGCAAGCCCGAGCTGTTTCGCGATTGGGCAGAAGCGACGTCGGCCTTCTCGGAGCGCCTTGCCGGCGTTCACCCGCGCTACGACACCGCGGCGTGGGAACGCTACGCGCGGCGGGTGTGCCGGCAGACGGAACGCGGGATCGAGCTCGATTATGACATGGCGATCGTCGATCCGTTCGATGCGCTTTACATCGAACCGCGGCCGGACGCCTGGCCCCTGTTCGCCGCGCTAGGCGGCCGCCCGCTGACCATTTTGCGCGGAGAGACGTCCGACCTGTTGCCGGCCGAAGCCGCCGAGCGAATGCGCCAGGCGATCCCAGGGGCCGAGCTGGTGACCGTGCCGAAGGTTGGCCACGCGCCCGACTTTGAAGAACCGGAGACCATCGCGGCAGTCGATCGCTTGCTGGAGCGCGTGCTCGCCGCCTAA
- a CDS encoding valine--tRNA ligase: MSELPKTFDPAAIERRWYEHWESNGLFRPERPNAEPWTIVNPPPNVTGSLHIGHALDNTLQDVMTRYERLRGKDALWVVGTDHAGIATQMVVERQLEERQDKRTNYSRDAFVAKVWDWKQESGGEITRQLRRLGCSMDWKNERFTMDEGFTKAVLKVFVQLYREGLLYRDKRLVNWDPKFQSAISDLEVETREVQGKFWHLTYPLADGSGHISVATTRPETMLADMAVAVHPEDERYAKLVGQQVRLPITGRLIPIIADEHANPELGSGAVKITPGHDFNDFEVGKRAGMQPRDMLNMLDGQARVCQTADGLVPDALLGMDRFDARKRVVELLEAEGALERVEDRVIQLPYGDRSGVVIEPWLTDQWYVDAATLAKPAIAAARTGKIEIVPKSWEKTWFNWLENIQPWCVSRQLWWGHRIPAWYDEDGRVYVAETEAEARAEAGDRPLRRDEDVLDTWFSSALWPFATLGWPEQSDELKRHYPNDLLISGFDIIFFWDARMAMQGIHFMGEVPWKRLYLHGLVRDAHGAKMSKSKGNTVDPLGLIDKYGADALRFTMAAMESQGRDIKLDEKRVEGYRNFATKLWNAARFLQMNGVGASGSIAAPEAALPINRWIIGEVVETLAKLNRAFDELRFDDMADAIYHFTWGTFCDWYVELVKGAFDAETKAVAAWAFDQILVMLHPIMPFITEELWSAMGERPYELIVAKWPEPEASADQQSKREIEWTIELVSQVRTLRAELNIPWSATLEPVVLGNGVSAERINSGTAILGRMAKLGQARSADAAPAGSAQVVVNGETIAFPLSGHIDLEAEKGRLAKAAAAAEKERDSLAARLSNPNFTERAKPEAVEKARADHAEKSAEAERYRAALERLG; the protein is encoded by the coding sequence ATGAGCGAACTGCCGAAAACCTTTGATCCTGCCGCAATCGAGCGGCGCTGGTACGAGCATTGGGAGTCGAACGGGCTGTTCCGGCCCGAGCGCCCGAACGCAGAGCCGTGGACGATCGTCAATCCGCCACCCAACGTCACCGGCTCGCTGCATATCGGCCACGCGCTCGACAACACGCTGCAGGACGTCATGACCCGCTATGAGCGGCTACGGGGCAAGGACGCCTTGTGGGTCGTCGGGACCGACCATGCCGGAATTGCCACGCAGATGGTGGTCGAGCGCCAGCTCGAGGAGCGGCAGGACAAGCGCACCAACTACAGCCGTGACGCGTTCGTCGCGAAGGTCTGGGACTGGAAGCAGGAAAGCGGCGGCGAAATCACGCGCCAGCTGCGCCGCCTCGGCTGTTCGATGGACTGGAAGAACGAGCGCTTCACGATGGACGAGGGCTTTACCAAAGCCGTCCTCAAGGTGTTCGTGCAGCTTTACCGCGAAGGCCTGCTGTACCGCGATAAGCGCCTCGTGAACTGGGATCCCAAGTTCCAGTCGGCGATCAGCGACCTCGAAGTCGAAACCCGCGAAGTTCAGGGCAAGTTCTGGCACCTGACGTACCCGCTGGCCGACGGGAGCGGCCACATCAGCGTCGCGACCACCCGGCCCGAAACGATGCTCGCCGACATGGCGGTCGCGGTTCATCCCGAGGACGAGCGCTACGCGAAGCTGGTCGGGCAACAGGTGCGGTTGCCGATTACCGGGCGGCTGATCCCGATCATCGCTGACGAACATGCCAATCCGGAGCTTGGCTCGGGCGCGGTGAAGATTACGCCGGGGCACGATTTCAACGACTTCGAGGTCGGCAAGCGCGCGGGCATGCAGCCACGCGACATGCTCAACATGCTCGATGGGCAGGCGCGGGTTTGCCAGACGGCGGACGGGTTGGTGCCTGACGCACTGCTCGGGATGGACCGCTTCGACGCCCGCAAGAGGGTGGTCGAGCTATTGGAGGCGGAAGGCGCGCTGGAACGGGTCGAGGACCGCGTCATCCAGCTGCCTTATGGCGACCGCTCCGGTGTAGTCATCGAGCCGTGGCTGACCGACCAATGGTATGTCGACGCCGCGACGCTGGCGAAGCCGGCGATCGCTGCGGCGCGCACCGGCAAGATCGAGATCGTCCCCAAGAGCTGGGAAAAGACCTGGTTCAACTGGCTTGAGAACATCCAGCCCTGGTGCGTCTCCCGGCAGCTATGGTGGGGGCATCGAATCCCGGCGTGGTACGACGAAGACGGCAGGGTCTACGTCGCCGAAACCGAGGCGGAGGCGCGCGCCGAAGCCGGAGACAGGCCGCTTCGCCGTGACGAGGACGTACTCGACACCTGGTTCAGCTCGGCCCTGTGGCCGTTCGCGACGCTCGGCTGGCCGGAGCAGAGCGACGAGCTCAAGCGCCACTATCCCAACGACCTGCTGATCAGCGGCTTCGACATCATCTTCTTTTGGGATGCCCGCATGGCGATGCAGGGCATCCATTTCATGGGCGAAGTGCCGTGGAAGCGGCTTTACCTGCACGGCCTGGTCCGCGATGCGCACGGCGCCAAGATGTCCAAGTCGAAGGGCAATACGGTCGACCCGCTCGGCCTGATCGACAAATATGGCGCTGACGCGCTGCGCTTCACGATGGCGGCGATGGAAAGCCAGGGCCGCGACATCAAGCTCGATGAGAAACGGGTCGAAGGCTATCGCAACTTCGCGACCAAGCTGTGGAACGCGGCGCGCTTCCTGCAGATGAACGGGGTCGGCGCGAGCGGCAGCATCGCCGCGCCGGAAGCGGCGTTGCCAATCAACCGCTGGATCATCGGTGAGGTGGTCGAGACCCTGGCCAAGCTCAACCGCGCCTTCGACGAGCTGCGCTTCGACGACATGGCCGACGCCATCTATCACTTCACCTGGGGCACCTTCTGCGACTGGTATGTCGAGCTGGTGAAGGGCGCGTTCGACGCCGAAACCAAGGCCGTCGCCGCTTGGGCCTTCGACCAGATTTTGGTGATGCTGCACCCGATCATGCCGTTCATCACGGAAGAACTGTGGTCGGCGATGGGCGAGCGGCCCTACGAGCTGATCGTTGCCAAGTGGCCGGAGCCGGAGGCGAGCGCCGACCAGCAATCGAAGCGGGAGATCGAGTGGACGATCGAGCTTGTCTCGCAGGTCCGCACGCTGCGCGCCGAATTGAATATTCCGTGGAGCGCCACGCTGGAGCCTGTCGTCCTCGGTAACGGCGTCAGCGCCGAACGGATCAACAGCGGAACGGCCATTCTCGGCCGGATGGCGAAGCTGGGTCAGGCGCGATCCGCGGACGCGGCGCCGGCCGGATCAGCGCAAGTCGTCGTCAACGGCGAGACTATTGCCTTCCCGCTTTCGGGGCATATCGATCTCGAGGCGGAAAAGGGACGCCTGGCAAAGGCTGCGGCGGCCGCCGAGAAGGAACGCGACAGCCTCGCCGCCCGCCTCTCCAACCCCAACTTCACCGAGCGGGCCAAGCCGGAAGCGGTCGAAAAGGCGCGCGCCGATCATGCGGAGAAATCGGCTGAGGCCGAACGCTATCGTGCGGCGTTGGAGCGGCTTGGGTAG
- a CDS encoding protein-L-isoaspartate O-methyltransferase family protein — MTVQTTILDFAAARVAMVDSQLRPQGVNYAPVAEAMAAIPREQFVAEDVWPLAYSDRAVAIGDGRAMSSPTVLGLLLTELAPRAGERALVIGCGTGYSAAVLAEMGVEVVGLECSASLAAEARAKGIEVVEGPLAQGLNGRAPFDLILVDGAVDHLPQPLLDQLASNGRLAAALVDQGISRLTLVRRAGDGFGMQTLGDHGAAPLPGFDRPKSFTF; from the coding sequence ATGACGGTCCAGACGACCATTCTCGACTTCGCAGCGGCACGCGTGGCAATGGTGGACAGCCAGTTGCGGCCCCAGGGCGTCAACTATGCGCCCGTCGCTGAAGCGATGGCCGCGATTCCGCGCGAACAGTTCGTCGCCGAAGATGTTTGGCCGCTGGCATATAGCGACCGGGCGGTCGCAATCGGTGACGGACGCGCCATGTCCTCGCCCACCGTGCTTGGCCTGCTGTTGACCGAACTCGCCCCTCGAGCGGGCGAGCGCGCGCTCGTGATCGGCTGTGGCACTGGTTATTCAGCTGCGGTGCTGGCGGAAATGGGCGTCGAGGTCGTCGGGCTCGAGTGCTCGGCGTCGCTCGCGGCCGAAGCGCGCGCTAAGGGTATCGAGGTCGTCGAAGGGCCCCTGGCCCAGGGCCTCAATGGCCGCGCACCCTTCGACCTAATCCTGGTCGATGGCGCCGTCGACCATCTTCCGCAGCCGCTGCTGGACCAGCTCGCGTCCAATGGGCGGCTTGCCGCGGCGCTCGTCGACCAGGGGATCAGCCGGCTCACGCTCGTCCGCCGTGCCGGCGATGGCTTCGGGATGCAGACGCTTGGCGACCATGGCGCCGCCCCGCTCCCGGGCTTTGATCGTCCCAAGAGTTTTACCTTTTAA
- a CDS encoding SCO family protein: MKRLRIVLWIAVAVAAVAGVLVATRGHEQQPMTISAASTPVGPFTLTDGNGQPFPSSKLAGKPYALFFGFTHCPDVCPTTLSRLIRLRKAVGRGEEAFNIVFVTVDPERDGAEEVGAYSKAFNSPVIGLTGSPAQIDGVKQQFGIFSQKVPTSGGDYTVDHTATVQLFDRDGQRAGTIAADEGDAPALDKLKMLVG; this comes from the coding sequence GTGAAGCGCTTGCGGATCGTTCTTTGGATTGCGGTGGCGGTGGCAGCGGTGGCCGGCGTGTTGGTTGCCACTCGGGGCCACGAACAGCAGCCCATGACGATCAGCGCCGCTTCGACGCCCGTTGGCCCCTTCACCCTGACTGACGGCAATGGGCAGCCGTTTCCGAGCAGCAAGCTGGCTGGAAAGCCCTATGCGCTGTTTTTTGGCTTCACCCACTGCCCGGACGTCTGCCCGACGACGCTTTCGCGGCTGATCCGGCTGCGCAAGGCGGTCGGGCGCGGTGAGGAAGCGTTCAACATCGTGTTCGTCACCGTCGATCCGGAGCGGGACGGGGCCGAGGAGGTCGGCGCTTATTCGAAAGCCTTCAATTCTCCGGTCATCGGCCTGACCGGATCGCCTGCGCAGATCGACGGGGTGAAGCAGCAGTTTGGAATCTTCTCGCAGAAGGTGCCGACTAGCGGCGGCGACTATACGGTCGATCATACGGCAACCGTGCAGCTGTTCGACCGCGACGGCCAGCGCGCGGGGACGATTGCGGCCGACGAGGGGGACGCTCCCGCCCTCGACAAGCTGAAAATGCTGGTCGGTTAG
- a CDS encoding TolC family outer membrane protein has translation MTHRSIFIAGLAAALLAGTASADTLREALVSTYRTNPTLTAQREALRATDTTVAIARAAGRPQVSATAGLNRDLTRSGVLDVGGKGPDVSVGVDLSYPIFTGGSVRNQVRGAKARVEAGRATLRAVEGDVFTEAVAVYMDVIRDRAVVELNQNNISVLRTNLEATKDRFEIGDVTRTDVAQSEARLELARSNLAIAQGRLTSSEENYRRVIGHRPDQLAPPPPLPPLPATPEEAVRIALASNPDLLAVNRQIAAAGFDVNVARAGRLPTLSAGASGTYVNDLSGGTTDFFGQQNPSAGTKTTVGVNSRIPLYQGGAPAARIRQAQAIQSQIIEQSIGTERAVIANTRAAYATYRAAQDAIASNAVAVSANELALEGARAERSVGTRTVLDVLNAEQELLNAQVALVTAKRDAYVAGFQLLNAMGQAEADDLGLDGGPLYDPLGNYRRVAGGINDWASDALRAPAATRTLTPAEIGVAPQPLPTPHDQ, from the coding sequence GTGACCCATCGCTCGATTTTCATAGCCGGCCTGGCCGCCGCCTTGCTGGCGGGCACCGCATCCGCGGACACGCTGCGCGAAGCGCTGGTGTCGACTTATCGGACCAACCCGACGCTGACTGCTCAGCGCGAAGCGCTGCGGGCGACCGACACGACCGTCGCCATCGCGCGCGCCGCGGGTCGGCCGCAGGTTAGCGCCACCGCCGGCCTGAACCGCGACCTCACCCGCAGTGGCGTGCTCGACGTCGGCGGAAAGGGGCCGGACGTCTCGGTCGGCGTTGATCTATCCTATCCGATCTTCACCGGCGGGAGCGTCCGCAACCAGGTCCGCGGCGCCAAGGCGCGGGTCGAAGCGGGTCGCGCGACCCTGCGCGCCGTGGAGGGGGATGTCTTCACCGAAGCCGTCGCCGTCTACATGGACGTGATCCGCGACCGTGCGGTCGTCGAGTTGAACCAGAACAATATCTCGGTGCTCCGGACCAACCTCGAAGCCACCAAGGACCGGTTCGAGATTGGCGACGTGACCCGCACCGACGTCGCCCAATCGGAAGCGCGGCTTGAACTCGCCCGTTCCAACCTCGCCATTGCCCAGGGCCGGCTCACGTCCAGCGAAGAAAATTATCGCCGCGTGATCGGGCATCGGCCGGACCAGCTGGCGCCGCCGCCGCCGCTGCCGCCGCTGCCGGCCACGCCGGAGGAAGCGGTGCGCATCGCGCTTGCGAGCAACCCCGACCTGCTGGCGGTGAACCGGCAGATCGCGGCGGCCGGCTTCGACGTCAATGTCGCTCGGGCGGGGCGCCTGCCGACGCTGTCCGCCGGGGCCAGCGGCACCTACGTCAACGACCTGAGCGGCGGGACGACCGACTTTTTCGGCCAGCAGAACCCCAGCGCAGGGACCAAGACCACGGTCGGCGTCAATTCGCGGATTCCGCTGTACCAGGGTGGCGCGCCCGCCGCCCGGATCCGCCAGGCGCAAGCGATCCAGAGCCAGATCATCGAACAATCGATCGGCACCGAGCGCGCGGTCATCGCCAACACCCGCGCAGCCTATGCCACCTACCGCGCCGCCCAAGATGCGATTGCATCGAACGCCGTGGCGGTCAGCGCCAACGAGCTCGCGCTGGAAGGCGCCCGCGCCGAACGCTCCGTTGGGACCCGCACCGTTCTCGACGTCCTCAACGCCGAACAGGAATTGCTGAACGCGCAGGTCGCGCTGGTCACCGCCAAGCGCGATGCCTACGTCGCCGGGTTCCAGCTGCTCAACGCCATGGGCCAGGCCGAAGCCGACGATCTCGGCCTCGACGGCGGCCCGCTGTACGACCCGCTGGGCAATTACCGGCGAGTCGCTGGCGGGATCAATGACTGGGCGAGCGACGCGCTTCGCGCTCCCGCGGCCACGCGGACCCTGACCCCGGCCGAGATCGGCGTTGCGCCGCAGCCGCTGCCGACGCCGCATGATCAGTAA
- a CDS encoding MATE family efflux transporter, protein MADAASAPPGSPGRGDLTQGSIGPTLLRFALPTLASSILQSLNGTINAIWVGRFLGENALAATANANMVMFLLTAFVFGFGMASTILIGQSWGRKDVDGARRVFGSAGGSFTFVTIVIAGAGYLLSPAILQLLGTPGDAAPLALDYLRVIFLATPPLLLLTLLMMALRGSGDSLTPLWFMILAVVLDSGLNPVFILGLGPAPEMGIAGAAMATLIANYAALFALLGYMYWRDLPLRLRGRELRYLLPSAAILKTIVGKGLPMGIQMVVISLSALALVGIVNREGVDTTAAFGVAMQLWTYVQMPAMALGAAVSAMAAQNIGAGKWDRVGRITRSGVIYTLLITAGLIVALTIADRWVLALFMGSDSPALPIAQHIHLLATWNFLLFGVTMVLFGTVRANGAVWGPLVILAIGLVPVRFGWVLGTYGWLGADAIWTSFPVSSLVNLALAAAFYFHGGWRQARMTAAQRPCEVECVEHAEATREPGGALSPAG, encoded by the coding sequence GTGGCTGATGCAGCATCAGCGCCGCCCGGATCGCCCGGTCGCGGCGACCTGACGCAGGGCAGCATCGGGCCGACTTTGCTGCGGTTCGCGCTGCCGACTCTCGCATCGTCCATCCTGCAGTCGCTGAACGGGACCATCAACGCCATCTGGGTCGGCCGTTTCCTGGGCGAAAACGCGCTTGCCGCCACCGCCAATGCCAACATGGTGATGTTCCTGCTGACCGCCTTCGTCTTCGGCTTCGGCATGGCCTCGACCATCCTGATCGGCCAGTCGTGGGGCCGGAAGGACGTTGACGGCGCGCGCCGCGTGTTCGGCAGCGCCGGCGGCAGCTTTACGTTCGTCACCATCGTCATCGCCGGGGCCGGTTACCTGCTTTCGCCGGCGATCCTGCAATTGCTCGGAACGCCCGGCGACGCGGCGCCGCTGGCGCTGGATTATTTGCGGGTCATCTTCCTAGCGACCCCGCCGTTGCTTCTGCTGACGCTGCTGATGATGGCGCTTCGCGGGTCGGGCGACAGCCTGACGCCCCTGTGGTTCATGATCCTGGCGGTGGTCCTCGACAGCGGGCTCAACCCCGTCTTCATCCTCGGCCTTGGGCCGGCGCCCGAAATGGGGATCGCCGGCGCCGCGATGGCGACCCTGATCGCCAATTATGCCGCGCTGTTCGCCTTGCTCGGCTACATGTACTGGCGCGACCTGCCGCTGCGCCTGCGCGGGCGGGAGCTGCGCTACCTGCTGCCGTCCGCAGCCATCCTGAAGACGATCGTCGGTAAGGGCCTGCCGATGGGCATCCAGATGGTGGTCATTTCGCTGTCCGCGCTGGCGCTGGTCGGGATCGTCAATCGGGAAGGCGTCGACACCACCGCGGCCTTCGGGGTCGCGATGCAGCTTTGGACCTATGTGCAGATGCCGGCGATGGCGCTGGGCGCGGCGGTCAGCGCGATGGCGGCGCAGAACATCGGCGCCGGAAAATGGGATCGCGTCGGCCGGATCACCCGATCCGGCGTGATCTACACCTTGCTGATCACCGCCGGACTGATCGTCGCGCTGACGATTGCCGACCGCTGGGTGCTGGCGCTGTTCATGGGCAGCGACAGCCCGGCGCTTCCAATCGCCCAGCACATCCACCTGCTCGCGACATGGAATTTCCTGCTGTTCGGAGTGACCATGGTGCTGTTCGGCACGGTCCGCGCCAACGGCGCGGTGTGGGGGCCACTGGTCATCCTAGCGATCGGGCTGGTGCCGGTGCGCTTCGGCTGGGTGCTGGGCACCTATGGCTGGCTTGGCGCCGATGCGATCTGGACCAGCTTCCCGGTGAGCTCGCTGGTCAACCTCGCGCTTGCCGCCGCTTTCTACTTCCATGGCGGCTGGCGCCAGGCGCGGATGACGGCTGCGCAGCGCCCGTGCGAGGTTGAGTGCGTCGAACATGCGGAGGCGACGCGCGAGCCCGGAGGCGCGCTAAGCCCGGCCGGCTAG
- a CDS encoding protein adenylyltransferase SelO family protein: protein MQVEQPYRPDVQILQLGDAFYDPVRAADFPQCAARFLNRRAAATVGLADLSDEAWARHFCRFDPLAGNLQQPLALRYHGHQFRTYNPELGDGRGFLFAQLRDDRGRLLDLGTKGSGQTPWSRTADGRLTLKGAVREILATEMLDALGVNTSKTFAVFETGEELVRGDEPSPTRSAVLTRLSHGHIRIGSFQRHAFENATGRLDQLVRYSLEHLYGEAPDDDPATNARRLFGLVCAATAKLAASYMAAGFVHGVLNSDNINITGESFDYGPWRFTPHWDADFTAAYFDHYGLYAFGRQPEAIHWDVAQFAGCLSLLTPVAGLTETLGGWGETFERSLIDALIHRLGVAPSMPDADRDLAAAIVRALENKAATIDRFFFDWRGGRDPGAGQYPEPPFRELAAHLEGRAVEQRHAYWSGPEPCSMHIDEVEAIWAAIAEADDWGPLEAKVAAMRRMGAAMGQDGPDAA from the coding sequence ATGCAAGTCGAGCAACCCTACCGCCCGGACGTCCAAATCCTCCAGCTTGGCGACGCATTCTACGATCCGGTCCGAGCAGCCGACTTTCCGCAATGCGCCGCGCGCTTCCTCAACCGCAGGGCGGCAGCGACCGTCGGGCTGGCCGACCTTTCCGACGAAGCGTGGGCGCGTCACTTCTGCCGCTTCGACCCGCTGGCGGGCAACCTGCAGCAGCCGCTTGCGCTGCGCTACCACGGCCATCAATTCCGCACGTATAATCCGGAGCTTGGCGACGGACGCGGTTTCCTGTTCGCGCAGCTTCGCGACGATCGCGGTCGGCTGCTCGACCTCGGAACCAAGGGGTCCGGCCAGACACCCTGGAGCCGCACCGCCGACGGGCGCCTGACTCTGAAAGGCGCGGTGCGCGAAATCCTGGCGACGGAGATGCTCGATGCGCTGGGCGTCAACACGTCCAAGACGTTCGCCGTTTTCGAAACCGGCGAGGAACTGGTCCGTGGGGACGAGCCCTCGCCCACTCGATCGGCCGTGCTGACCCGGTTGAGCCATGGCCACATTCGCATCGGCAGCTTCCAGCGGCACGCATTTGAAAATGCTACCGGCCGGCTCGACCAACTCGTTCGCTATTCGCTCGAGCATCTGTACGGCGAGGCCCCCGACGACGATCCGGCAACGAATGCGCGACGCTTGTTCGGGCTGGTCTGCGCCGCAACCGCGAAGCTGGCGGCCAGCTACATGGCCGCGGGTTTCGTTCACGGCGTCCTCAACAGCGACAATATCAACATCACCGGCGAGAGCTTCGATTACGGTCCATGGCGCTTCACGCCGCACTGGGACGCCGATTTCACCGCCGCTTACTTCGACCATTACGGGCTTTACGCTTTTGGACGGCAGCCGGAGGCGATCCACTGGGACGTTGCCCAATTCGCCGGTTGCCTGTCGTTGCTGACGCCCGTGGCGGGGCTGACCGAGACATTGGGCGGGTGGGGCGAGACTTTCGAACGTTCGCTGATCGACGCCTTGATCCACCGCCTTGGCGTCGCGCCGTCCATGCCCGACGCCGACCGCGACCTCGCCGCCGCAATCGTCCGAGCGCTCGAGAACAAGGCAGCGACCATCGACCGCTTTTTCTTCGACTGGCGCGGCGGCCGCGACCCCGGCGCCGGTCAGTATCCCGAGCCGCCGTTCCGCGAATTGGCTGCCCATCTTGAAGGCCGCGCGGTCGAACAGCGCCATGCCTACTGGTCCGGCCCAGAACCATGTTCGATGCACATCGATGAAGTTGAAGCGATCTGGGCGGCCATTGCCGAGGCCGACGATTGGGGCCCGCTTGAGGCGAAGGTCGCCGCCATGCGGCGAATGGGCGCGGCAATGGGTCAGGACGGACCCGACGCCGCTTGA
- a CDS encoding DUF2497 domain-containing protein → MQSAGREPSMEDILASIKKVIADEKEQRTAPPPAAAAIDEGADEDDILELDQPIAPVDLGPPLVDQGALEAARHSLDELSTVAASVPPAPETNPFEDMVRDMVRPMLKQWLDENLPELVSEHVKREISRITGRPV, encoded by the coding sequence ATGCAATCCGCCGGACGCGAACCTTCGATGGAAGACATCCTCGCCTCGATCAAAAAAGTGATCGCGGACGAAAAGGAACAGCGAACCGCGCCGCCGCCCGCTGCCGCCGCGATCGATGAGGGCGCTGACGAGGACGACATCCTCGAACTCGACCAGCCGATTGCGCCGGTCGACCTTGGCCCGCCATTGGTCGACCAGGGCGCGCTCGAAGCCGCCCGCCACTCGCTGGACGAACTTTCGACCGTCGCCGCTTCGGTGCCGCCGGCACCGGAAACCAACCCGTTCGAGGACATGGTGCGCGACATGGTCCGGCCGATGCTCAAGCAATGGCTCGACGAGAACCTGCCGGAGCTGGTCAGCGAGCATGTGAAGCGGGAGATTTCGCGGATTACCGGCCGCCCCGTCTGA
- a CDS encoding copper chaperone PCu(A)C: protein MLLFLLASCSAPDAAPEIEVRDAWVRATQDGQASTAAYLTLTNRGGADALVEVAASDGAASMHSTSMAGGIMRMRPLARVELQHGATAQFRPGGDHIMITGLKQPLTIGQPFTLRLRFERGAELSIALPVKDAAGAAM, encoded by the coding sequence GTGCTGCTCTTCTTGCTCGCATCCTGCTCGGCACCCGACGCCGCGCCCGAGATCGAAGTCCGCGACGCATGGGTAAGAGCGACCCAAGACGGGCAGGCCAGCACCGCCGCTTACCTGACGCTGACCAACCGTGGCGGCGCCGACGCGCTTGTCGAAGTCGCTGCCAGCGACGGTGCCGCGTCCATGCACAGCACCTCGATGGCGGGGGGAATCATGCGGATGCGGCCACTGGCGCGGGTTGAGCTCCAGCACGGCGCGACGGCCCAGTTCCGTCCGGGCGGGGATCACATCATGATCACGGGGCTGAAACAGCCGCTTACGATCGGGCAGCCCTTCACGCTTCGGCTGCGCTTCGAGCGCGGCGCCGAGCTGTCGATCGCCTTGCCGGTGAAAGATGCTGCCGGAGCGGCGATGTGA